A window from Cryptomeria japonica chromosome 1, Sugi_1.0, whole genome shotgun sequence encodes these proteins:
- the LOC131035358 gene encoding exocyst complex component EXO70B1-like: protein MSMDQLICAQWLMKMSMPCLQNEFHKILLSNSEPIDPDRGYARECVRVFTLTKLSVVEESLYNLGVEKVRLNDVRKMEWKVLDDKIKKWIYAAKISIRILFAREKRLCVDVFGEHDKMRDPCFVEIAKERTERLLAIAEAVAATSRAPERMFRVLDLYEALTDLMPEIERHIFSRSLPKRTLAGQQDPGATRAETLVNIIREPPGELPKALPDNEMTDSSAPLSVHLRWTVFTLLCKLDKKSDLYKDVALSYLNKRYNGSELKYIMGEGWLGKQWNKVRQYAVKYETAAWMKVFSCVTDEKVSPNGGILKERIKKFNSAMEEVKRRHAGWMVPDVSLREMLRVSITEKLISSYGSFLSRFRSRFESDMRSK, encoded by the exons ATGTCGATGGACCAACTCATCTGCGCGCAGTGGCTGATGAAAATGTCGATGCCCTGTCTGCAGAACGAGTTTCACAAAATTCTGTTATCTAACAGTGAACCCATCGATCCGGACCG TGGATACGCGAGGGAATGCGTTCGAGTCTTCACTCTCACTAAACTGTCCGTGGTGGAAGAGAGTTTATACAATCTGGGCGTGGAGAAGGTGAGGTTGAACGATGTTAGAAAAATGGAGTGGAAAGTCCTGGATGACAAGATCAAGAAATGGATATACGCTGCCAAAATCAGTATCCGAATTCTGTTTGCCCGAGAGAAGCGGCTGTGTGTCGATGTGTTTGGGGAACATGACAAGATGAGAGATCCTTGTTTTGTTGAAATCGCCAAAGAGCGCACAGAAAGGCTTCTCGCCATTGCAGAGGCCGTGGCAGCCACGAGCCGGGCGCCCGAAAGAATGTTCAGGGTGCTGGACCTCTACGAAGCGCTCACCGATCTTATGCCCGAAATAGAAAGACATATTTTCTCAAGAAGCTTGCCGAAGCGTACGCTAGCAGGCCAACAGGATCCTGGTGCAACTAGGGC GGAAACTTTGGTAAACATAATCAGGGAACCACCAGGGGAGCTACCGAAAGCCCTCCCCGACAATGAGATGACTGATTCCTCTGCCCCACTGTCTGTCCACCTCAGATGGACTGTCTTCACCCTGCTGTGCAAGCTTGACAAAAAATCTGATCTGTACAAAGACGTGGCCCTGTCGTATCTGAACAAAAGGTATAATGGGTCTGAGCTCAAATATATAATGGGGGAGGGGTGGCTTGGAAAACAATGGAATAAAGTTAGGCAGTACGCGGTGAAGTATGAGACAGCCGCCTGGATGAAAGTATTCTCGTGTGTAACAGATGAGAAAGTTTCTCCGAATGGAGGAATTTTGAAAGAAAGAATAAAGAAGTTCAATTCAGCGATGGAAGAGGTGAAGAGAAGGCATGCTGGATGGATGGTTCCTGACGTCAGCCTGCGAGAAATGTTAAGGGTTTCAATTACTGAAAAATTGATATCCTCCTACGGTTCCTTTCTTAGCAGATTCAGAAGCCGGTTTGAAAGCGATATGCGCAGCAAATAA